The Impatiens glandulifera chromosome 3, dImpGla2.1, whole genome shotgun sequence genome contains a region encoding:
- the LOC124930153 gene encoding uncharacterized protein LOC124930153, protein MDGWKAAERSIQNKSHASTSNSRTKCSSREPIFPKQSQQSSLARSATIAPPRRKFDDLGMSLSKALRNLLQKKLIQTLTPEPGREKFQDLIDAKIIPKLQRMKAYIVDKIKEEVQKQLDAGFLEVIGESTTHKILRHFVDAIIDIFGTEYLRKPNSDDIAKLLQVGEARGFPGMLGSIDCMHWRWKNCPTAWKVGSHNDINVLERSHVFSEITRGEGPSVNYSINGHDYNMGYYLADGIYPPWATFVKAITLPMNRKAKYFTTAQESFRKDVERAFGVLQARFAIVRGPGQFYDRATLKKIMLACIIMHDMIVEDERELHPQPDISEYEQIPSSPPIPIVTHTYTS, encoded by the exons ATGGACGGTTGGAAAGCTGCAGAAAGAtctattcaaaacaagagcCATGCAAGCACGTCAAACTCGAGGACAAAATGCTCATCAAGAGAACCCATTTTTCCTAAACaaagtcaacaatcatcacTAGCAAGGAGTGCCACTATTGCTCCACCTCGTAGAAAATTTGACGACTTGGGGATGTCATTGTCGAAGGCCTTAAGGAACTTGTTGCAGAAGAAGTTGATTCAAACGTTAACACCGGAACCTGGTAGAGAA AAGTTTCAAGATCTGATCGACGCTAAGATCATCCCAAAGCTCCAAAGAATGAAGGCATACATCgtggacaagatcaaagaggaagttcagaaacagctcGACGCAGGATTCCttgaagtg ATTGGAGAAAGCACAACCCATAAAATTTTGAGGCACTTTGTTGATGCAATCATTGATATATTTGGTACGGAGTATCTACGAAAGCCAAACTCAGATGACATTGCAAAATTGCTTCAAGTCGGTGAAGCTCGTGGCTTTCCAGGAATGTTGGGTAGTATCGATTGCATGCATTGGAGGTGGAAAAATTGTCCGACTGCTTGGAAAG TGGGATCACATAATGATATTAATGTGCTAGAACGATCACATGTGTTTTCTGAAATAACAAGAGGCGAGGGCCCTTCAGTTAACTACTCGATTAATGGTCACGACTACAATATGGGTTATTATTTAGCTGATGGGATCTATCCTCCATGGGCAACATTTGTCAAAGCAATTACATTACCAATGAATCGTAAGGCCAAATATTTCACTACTGCTCAAGAATCTTTTAGAAAGGACGTTGAACGTGCTTTTGGTGTGCTACAAGCCAGATTTGCAATTGTCCGTGGTCCTGGACAGTTTTATGATCGTGCCACACTCAAGAAGATCATGTTGGCATGTATTATCATGCACGATATGATTGTCGAGGATGAGCGAGAACTTCACCCACAACCGGATATCTCTGAATATGAACAAATCCCTTCAAGTCCTCCAATTCccattgtaacacacacttataCTTCATAA